The nucleotide window ATTGGATTGCGTCAAGTAATTATTAGAGTTTACCGACGTTGGCATTGCGTACACAACCTTCGAGAGATGACCCCAGTGGAAGATTGGATATTGACGAAGGTTCAGGTCATAACCAGCAGTTTGTCCAAATGTGTCATGTTGCTcttgttgttgttgttgttgttgttgttgttgttgttgttgttgttgttgttgttgttgctgctgctgctgctgctgctgctgctgctgatgGCCTGGATAAGGGAATGGCTGTACATGCGGTACAGATGGGAAGTTACGTTGTGGATTATCCTTTTTCGAAACATCTAACTTGTTAGCAGACGGTTTTTGCTGAAACTGGGGATGAACTGTTGGGATGTACTTCGAAGCATGAGGTCCTTGAACAGGTGCATATACACTTGAGTTCGATCGAGCATGAGTTCTCTTCTGCGTGTTTGGTGACGGCACAGAATTAATGGAATTAGCTAAGCCCGAAGTTTGAATACTTGGAATATTTTGACCAACTTGTGGCGGATTCAAAGGAAACCCGAATCTTTGACCTGAATAAGGCGTTTTAGATGAAAGCTTTTGAGTAATACCAGATCCCGAACTACTTACGGAGGCGTTGCTAGTAGTTCGAGTTCTTGATGGCAGACCATAAGATGTCTTGCGTTCTCTTGGAAGGTCCCCATGATTTATTGTTGGATCGTACATACCACTAGCTGCATTAGAAGGGAAAGCGCCGAATTGCACATTTTGCATCACTGGGGAAGTATTTCCAAGGGGATTCGCAGGTGGTACAGGCCCAACAGGTTTTGAAAAACTAGATACAGGATTTTGTTGCTGAGCAGCACCTACCACAGGCGCATAAGGATTTTGCGAAAGAGAACTCCTCGAACGTGCAATCGGTTCCACAGACCCTGCTTTAGGAGGACTTAAATTTTCCGCAATTGGTTGATATGCATTTCTACTAGCAATCACAGGCGCTTTTGGAGGGCCTGCAATAACATCAGGCAATATGGAAGGTATTGTCGGCGGTATTGCAGCGGCCACGGAAACAGTTGCACCAACTCTAGCAGGTGGTACTCCTACTGGTTTAGCAGGCTGAATTTTAGTTTTCACTAGATCCATCGGAAAATCGTAGGCGTCTGATttctttttctcttcttcaagcTTTTTGACTGACTTATCTTCCATGGGGCGTAACGCAGAATGAGGGGCCTCTAAACCCAATTGAGGCTGCATTGGATAAAATGAATCATATGTAGATTGCATATGACTTTGATCAGGTGCGTATTTGTTGCTCTTTTGCGTCTCGGAGAAAGGTGAACTTAAGGCCCTAGATTGCGGTCCAGATTGGCTATTCATCGACGCTGGCGTACAAAAGACATTTCCTGTAATTTCTCCGGGGCCAGTTTGGGATGCAAATCCAGCATAGCTCTGCTGTGCTGAGGATAAAACTTCATGAGATTCTTTAATCTGTGATGGATCTTGATCTTCATCTGAGTCCAAAAAACtatcattatcatcatctAATACAGATAATGGACCCTTTCTAGAAGTATCGACTGTATTTCCATCATGGATAGTAGAAACGGcttcctcttcctcttcctcttcattttcatcattCAATAGTTCATCATCTTCTGCTAGAAAAGAAAATTTCTTCACTTCTGGTGGTAAATTTCCTTCTTTCTTAGTATTTGCGGTTGCTTGCTCATCCTCATGTTTGACTTCCGCGTGGAGCTCATGATGTTTAAAACTAGAGCCAAATAAATTATTATCTTCAGTATTATTGTTATCCTCCTCCCAAGGCATTACTTCTTCGTTATTGTCCGGTTTGAAaagttcttcatcctcAAACAAGGGTTCATCCTCTTCCATATGTGCCTTATATAGGTTAGGATCCTTTCGAATGCTGTTAGATATGCTGCCATCTGATTCAGTTTGTTCAAACAACGCAGTAGATGAACGGCTTTCTCCTTCAAATAAAATTTCTTGTTTCTGTCGAGtatgcttttcttcttcgccttcttctttattaGTTGAGGTCTCATTATCGTGTTCATTTTTTAGCGCTTCAGTAGCTTGGTTCACCGGCTCTTCTGAGGCTTTATCAGCATTTGAGAGcgataaaaataaattgTCTTTGATCTCCCCTTCTTCCAATCCGCTTTCATTAGCATTGGGTTCGTTTTCCTCCCAAGAAATTTGGGTATCACTTGCGTTCCCACCAAACAGTTCAGCAACATCTTCTGGCTCTGTAGATGCGGCATTCTCAATTAATTGGTTTTGTTCTGGTTGTGGAATCTCCCCTATctcttcttgctcttcCTCCTTAACGGGATTCATAACAGGATCATCAGAAACAGATTCAATTAATTTCATAGTAGACGCATCATCTTCAGGTAGTGGATCAGCCACGTCAGAGATCTTCGGTACAACATTAGAGCTTGACACATCGCCAACTATTTCTGCTGAAGCGCTTAACTCAGAATCCTTACCCAAAATGGAACCTGCCGCAGTTATCGGGGCGCTTGATTCTTCTGTAGCAACAGAAGCCTTAGCTATAGCcttcttctgcttcagTTTTTGCTTTTTCTTCTGGTTCTTCCTCCTTTTAGCTTCTGTTGACATAATTGGAGACTTTCAAATAGATGTCTAAACAGCCTAAATTAGTAAGGTATACACAACTATTACCAACCAGATTCTTTAAGAACAACACCACAAGCCCTAATGTTAATAATGCTTCCTTGGTATCTTGATATGTACCTTCTGCTGCGGTGTACTCGTGCTTTTAATTGCCACCCTAGTTGTTATTTTGGACTTTCATTTTCTGCCAAAACTTCAACTTGTATAAACAGTAAACGACACATAAGAGAACGTAATAGACTTAAGAATTTAGTTATATGAATAGCTAAGCTAAAGCTGGCAAGCCAAACTCGCCACTTGTGACTTATACTTCTGCGTTAAAGCTTATGTTtaatcacgtgattttaAAGTACACAGCGCACTTAAAAATGTGAAATTCTTTCGAGTTTATGATGAGATGACATCTTAAACACGCTAAAGAGTAAAACTTGAGGTACTGCGTGATATTGAAGGCTATCAATGGCGAAGAAGGGCAAAGGAGAAAGGACCAACAAGCAGAAACTTGCTCCCGAGAAGGAGCGTTTCATTCAATGTTGTTCTGATATTACTTTGGAACTCATAGATTCATTAACGAATGGCTCTACAAGAGAAATAAATCTGAATGGTTTGATTACAAAGTTTTCAAAGCAATACAAGTTGAAACAGCAGCCTAGGTTAACTGATATTATAAATTCCATTCCCGATCAGCATAAAAAGTATTTACTCCCTAAACTGAAGGCTAAACCTGTTCGAACGGCTTCCGGTATTGCAGTGGTAGCTGTGATGTGCAAACCACATCGTTGTCCACATATCGCATATACCGGTAATATATGTGTTTACTGTCCTGGTGGACCAGATTCTGATTTTGAATATTCTACACAGTCATACACTGGTTATGAACCGACCTCTATGCGTGCTATAAGAGCCAAATATGATCCGTATGAACAAGCTCGTGGTAGAATAGAGCAGTTAAAGCAGCTTGGTCATTCTATAGACAAGGTGGAGTATATTATTATGGGTGGTACTTTTATGTCCCTTCCTAAAGAATACCGTGAAGACTTTATTGTTAAGCTGCATAATGCGCTTTCTGGATTTAGTGGTAATATTCTTGAGGAAGCCATTGCATATTCCCAGCAATCATTAACAAAGTGTGTTGGTATTACAATCGAGACTAGACCAGATTACTGTACAAGGTCTCATTTGGATGATATGCTCAATTATGGCTGTACAAGGTTGGAAGTCGGCGTGCAGTCGTTATATGAAGATGTGGCTCGTGATACTAATAGAGGTCATACAGTTAAATCTGTATGTGAAACGTTTGCTGTTGCGAAGGATGCTGGTTATAAAGTTGTTTCTCATATGATGCCTGACTTGCCAAATGTTGGTATGGAAAGAGATATAGAACAGTTTAAAGAATATTTCGAGAATCCAGCTTTCAGAACCGATGGGTTGAAAATATATCCAACACTAGTTATAAGAGGTACAGGTCTCTATGAACTCTGGAAAACGGGTAGGTATCAGTCTTACAATGCTAATGCACTAGTGGATTTAGTAGCTCGTATAATGGCTCTGGTTCCTCCTTGGACAAGAATCTACCGTGTGCAGAGAGATATTCCAATGCCGCTAGTGACTTCAGGTGTCGAAAATGGTAACCTGAGAGAACTTGCATTAGCTAGAATGAAGGATTTTGGTACTACATGTAGAGATGTACGTACCAGAGAAGTTGGTATTCAAGAAGTACACCGTAAGGTCCAACCAGACCAAGTGGAGCTCATCAGAAGGGACTACTATGCTAATGGTGGGTGGGAAACATTCTTGTCCTATGAAGATCCAAAACAAGACATTTTAATTGGTTTATTAAGGCTGAGAAAGGCTTCAAAAAAGTATACATATAGGAAGGAATTTATATCTCAGCCCACATCTATTGTGAGAGAGCTGCATGTTTATGGCTCAGTTGTACCACTGCATTCCAGAGACCCAAGGAAATTCCAGCATCAAGGCTTCGGTACATTGTTGATGGAAGAGGCTGAAAGGATTGCTCGAGAAGAACACGGTTCTCAAAAAATCTCTGTTATTTCTGGTGTTGGAGTAAGGAACTATTATGCCAGGTTAGGCTACGAACTTGATGGTCCTTATATGTCTAAGTGTTTGGTGTAAATAGGATAAGGAGTCTCTGTAAGATATATAGTAcattattattatcttATTTATTACATAATATACTACTATTCTAATATATGTGTCCGTCAGTGTGATCAACCACCAAACTGATTTTACCAGGAAAATTACTTTTACATTTCCAATGTAATGTAACTTGCTGAGTCCTGTTGATACTCTCCTATCTTTACAGAATGGCGGTCACCAAAAACTCATGCGCGAGATACAAGAAAAAGGAACCCTATGGACAGCCAGTATGCACGTTAAATCCATTGAATGTCCATACTTTTTATTGAAATATCATCCGATTGTTATCAATTTCAGTTGTTTAATGCATAGGGAGATACGAGCGTTAACATGGCACCAGCGACTATATGTATTATATAACCCACATGTGCACCAGTTGCCGGTTGAAATAATTTGTTAACGTTTACACAAATGTTTTAATTTAATTTAACATAAAAGTCTAATCAGTTAAGTCAGGTTACTCTACATGACTAGTTTTTAACCTTTGGGGACTACTATTGTATGGCCCTAGAAATTCGTACGAGTAGTTCTTCCACAATGCGTTTTTGTTATGTACCACTTCGGGAAGCATCTTCCATCTCCAAATCATAACGTAATTATCCTGTTTGGAATGCAATACTAACCTCAAATATATGAGCGACACAATAAAATAATACACACCAAGTCCAGTCAGCAGGTGCCACCATGCATGAAGTTCGAGCAAAGTACCGAATGGCAGCATTAAATGTCTTCTAATCCCAATCCACAAATCGCATCTATGTACATCTAGCTGCCACATGACATATGCAATAAGAAACAGTAACA belongs to Eremothecium sinecaudum strain ATCC 58844 chromosome IV, complete sequence and includes:
- the ELP3 gene encoding Elongator subunit ELP3 (Syntenic homolog of Ashbya gossypii AGR201C; Syntenic homolog of Saccharomyces cerevisiae YPL086C (ELP3)), which translates into the protein MAKKGKGERTNKQKLAPEKERFIQCCSDITLELIDSLTNGSTREINLNGLITKFSKQYKLKQQPRLTDIINSIPDQHKKYLLPKLKAKPVRTASGIAVVAVMCKPHRCPHIAYTGNICVYCPGGPDSDFEYSTQSYTGYEPTSMRAIRAKYDPYEQARGRIEQLKQLGHSIDKVEYIIMGGTFMSLPKEYREDFIVKLHNALSGFSGNILEEAIAYSQQSLTKCVGITIETRPDYCTRSHLDDMLNYGCTRLEVGVQSLYEDVARDTNRGHTVKSVCETFAVAKDAGYKVVSHMMPDLPNVGMERDIEQFKEYFENPAFRTDGLKIYPTLVIRGTGLYELWKTGRYQSYNANALVDLVARIMALVPPWTRIYRVQRDIPMPLVTSGVENGNLRELALARMKDFGTTCRDVRTREVGIQEVHRKVQPDQVELIRRDYYANGGWETFLSYEDPKQDILIGLLRLRKASKKYTYRKEFISQPTSIVRELHVYGSVVPLHSRDPRKFQHQGFGTLLMEEAERIAREEHGSQKISVISGVGVRNYYARLGYELDGPYMSKCLV